Below is a window of Phoenix dactylifera cultivar Barhee BC4 chromosome 7, palm_55x_up_171113_PBpolish2nd_filt_p, whole genome shotgun sequence DNA.
CAACCGAGATCACAAAagtacttgttttttttttttaatagcggGAAATTGAAACCTTGAAGCTTCAGGCCTTGGAGGCTGGCCGTATGAAGCTGGTCTCAAAGCTTTCCCATTATATATACTGATAAGGGCGGCCCCACTTTTCTAGATTTTATGAGAATATTTTATGCAGTTGTTACTTTAGCAGAGTGAATAcattaaaatcttcatatatagGGGCAAGGTTTGCAATCTCAAACCGTACCACCTAGTACAGGTATTTTCTGAGATTGGAGACCTTGCATAGtggtgaagaaaaagaaaaaacttttcTAGAATTTTTTAGAATGTTTTATGTAGTTTGTAATCGGGTCATTCTGCCAAGATTGCAGACCTTGCATaggggtgaagaagaagaataagaagaaactTTTCTAGGTTTTGTTAGAATGTTTTATGTAGTTTGTAACTTCGGCTTAGTGAATACATGCAAATCTGCATGCTGAGATTCCAGACCTTGCATAgggttgaagaagaagaaactttTCTAGGTTTTATTAGAATGTTTTATGCAGTTTGTAACTTTAGCATAGTGAATACATGAAAAATTGCATACATAGGggtcaagaagaagaagaatcttaCAATCTAAAAGTTCAAAAGCATTGTATCTTTATCAGGGGGTGGAATATGTTGCATTAGTTTCTTGGACTTGCCTTCCAATAGGGCTCCTATAGCATATCTGGTTGCTGGGATGGGAATCTGCTCTGACGGTAGAGTTCTTCATATTTTTAAAAGCCAGGAGACGATTTACATACTGAGACTTGGTATGATTGCTCAACTTGAGATTTTTGACAAGCCTCTTTGAAGTTGCATGATTTGTGAAGATTCtgatgatatcagagtttgactTTGGAAAGTCAGTGTGTTCAGTCACTCTGTGAAATTTCTAGTGATCTCAGAGAAAAATTTTATGAATTTTGTTGTGATGTTATGTGGTGATTCAGTGTCATAATTAGCTAAATGTAATTAAACCTCGTATGGAACTCCATTGGCAACTAGGTTCGTCAAACAACAGAAAATGAGGCATCAACATAATTGACTTCCTatcaggagaagaaaagaatatgAATGGGCCTGGCATCATAATTTTGCATCTATGCTCAAAAGTTTGTATGAAAATTGACCAGTTgatcaaaaaaaattgtttattgAAAAACCAATCAATTAACAATTTCAACTACCCTGTCCCCAAATTTATAAATAATTGACTAGAAATTTGAGAAGGAAAACTCAAACAAAGAAAGCATCAACAAAAGAGACAAACCTGAGCTAATAAATCAATAGTATGTCTTAAAAGTCGAGCCAGATCTCCCTCATCCATAGCACAGTCCATCATTAATTCCCTCCAAGTTAAACCAGAGGTCCAAGCTTCAACCATTCCAGAAAACTGGCTGTCTAATTCACAAGGTATCTGTAAAATACATtcggaaaggaaaagaaattaataaaattttaagagcTAATCTCAAATGTAATAGGAAGACAACAAAACCTATAAATTCTTTACCGGCCTTTACCCCATATTTATCTTGTATCTATGTAAGAGAGTTTCACTGCTCCTCCAAATGGTTGATAACATTAATTACAGCAGAAGATGCTTCATATATATAGCTGCAAACGTGGATGGAGCAGTCAGGCTTCAATATTTTATCCTGAATAACATGACAATGTATGAATACTCCTCAAACTATCAGCCATCATTAAACTTAAATTCATGCAACCAGGAAGCATTTGCATCAGATGTAcaatataaaatatgaataaCTCTTTTGCCTTAAGAACGCATATAAACAATCATTATCAACAAATAGAGGAGTACATGACAGTTTTTGTTTTTCTCCTTGCACTGGAGATGTTAATGGAATATATTTTGACAGCAAACTTTTCTAGAAGGTGGCTTATTGCTGATTATTGCTCGATTTTGTTTCAAAATTCTTGTACATGAGAAATGGATCTAAAACTGTTTAACtagcttttatttttcagtcCACAGAAGAGTTGCTCTCTTAAATCATGATGAGATTTAGCCCTGTGATATATCTGACTGCTGAAAGCTTGTATGCAAGTTTTCTGGACTCAAGATTGTGAAGGTTTTATGTTCTTCCTCCGTTCAGACATTATAATTTATAAGATTAAGACCTTTCTGATTTAGTTCGATGGAAGGAGTTTATGTTTTAGCTGTTAGAATTTTCACTTTCGCCAAATAATTTTGTTGCCTATATTATCATTCAACCTTTATTAACTCTCATCAAGGATCAAAAAACAAGTTATCATGATTCCATCAGAGTATAAATCTTGCTGTGCCAGGCCACCTTTTTTGCATATGTTGGGTGTTTTCTCATGGAACAAAGCTCCATGCATTAGAATCCCTCTTCTTAATGTCTTCCAATGTCAAACCTACTCTTTccatcttgtcattcatttacCTTCCTTTGAGCCTTTGTATTCTTTATGGCACAAGTGGCTGCAAAAATTTAAGTTATTGTTCCACCTCAGTAGTGAAACCTAAAGGGTTTTCAAGTTCAAAACACCAATACATAATGCTAAATGTAAAGAAAATCAATATTCATTCAGCTTTGTTTTGTGCAGAAAAATACCTGTCGCTCTTCCAAGGTCGAATTTTGAATTCTTCTGATACTAAACTTCCACATATGGCTGCAAGTTGTGCTGGTTTTAAATCTAACAAGACCTTATTTCTAAAGACCATGACAAGCCAAGTTCACTTGGCCGCCATCGTCGCTTCGTCCTCATCCCCGGGGTCGGAGAACTGCTTCTTGGTCTGGAAGGCGGAGCGCAGGGGATTCCCGGAGAAGGAGACGAGATGCAACCACGAAGTGGAAGCTCCGGCGGCCCTGCACCGGCAAAACCCTAGTGCTCCGAGGCCGCGGAGAGAGATTGGGGGAGGTTGGAAGTgaggaaaagaggaggaagagggtagAGCGAGGGAGTGCATGGCAAGGAGTGGGGGGGTGAGGCCGAAAGTGTGGAGGCTAAGGAACACCTTGGCCTCTTGGACTGGCTATCGCCATTCTTTTTGCGAAGCAAGCATCCAACACACAGGAGACTCAAAAGCAGCAGCATTTGATTGTTAAACATAATTTATTGAGGATGTTGCATAGATACAAAAGAGCTTCCTCGATTTTTTTTTCTGCAACAAataattcatataattttattataaatatattgaaaaaatagtaaatttaaGAGCTCTCCAGAGCTAACCATAATCTGGATATCTCGAAAAAAATGAGCTTCGGCAgtgaaaaaaaattagagagATGCTAGTCAAACGCTTGATGGCTTTCTGCTTAAGCTTCCTCCAAATAAAACTCCCATCCCCGACTTGTTGATATTGTGCTGGAATTAATTATTTACCCCTCACGCTTGTATATCTGGTAAAATAAACCTTACCACTAGCATTAAGGAAATAAACGCTTGTATGGATCATAAACTTGAGAAGGCTGCATAGAAGGATCAAGAAAATTGTACAACCCGGCTATCACTAGCATTTCTTTATCAGGAATTATCAGAAGAACTACACAAGCAGTAGTGTATGTTCGGAGCAACCACACTCTCTTAATGCGATCTACTTCAGAAAAGAAAAGGCAGGATCAGCACTTAATACAAGGACTGTAGTACTTGTTTCTGGGCATATTTCAAGTGCACTTAATCATCATTTCTCAAATGCAAGATACCCTTTAAATCCGGCGCACATGTCCGGCAATAATTTTCATTTTAGCAAGTAAAAGTATCCCaactgaaagaaagaatagtAAAACAAAGGGTTTTTACCACCAGTTGTATCTCATTTACAAACAACACTTTGAGATGATTTAAAACTTGGAGGAAGGAAAACAATAAGGCATCACAGGGCATtaatcatcctcttcatctcaGCACACCTCCTCGGATCAGGCTCAGCAATTGCTCTCTCAGTCAAAACATGTTTGATTCGGCACATTGACTTCCTTACCTGCAATTTAAATTCAGGCCACTAGATCAGAGAGGTTCGTAATGCATTCAGTCATAGGATCTTATCCATTAAatgggggaaaagaaaagaacatcaACTGAAGAACATCTCAAAGGAGCATCGTGAGTTAAATTCTGAGTGTAAATATGCTGGATGCCTTTTTTCATGACCAATCCACTCAATTCACTAGCATGTTTAACTTTTTATAGGAGAGCTTCTTAAGATATCAATAGCCCTTATGCAACACCTACAATGGGAACATGAAAGACCGATGAAGATTAAAAGCCTCCTTGACATGTAATGGGAGAGCAAGCATCTTGAAATGCAGTATGTTCATTAAAATGTCTTATCATATTCATCTTATGTACTATATACAAAAGTGACAATAAATTTTTGTCAAGAAGAAATCACAGCCATTAATTCTTATTGAATAAGTCTTGGCCTTTTAAGCCATCATAAAAAATCAAACTTAAAGTGAAGTTTGAATCATACTTAAATTTCTGCCAAGAACCTTAAATTCCGATAAAGCCATTACAAAAGAATCCTATTTAAATTTCTGTCAAGAAGCTTTCATAAATTTCTGTAGATAAGCAAACTTAAATTTTCCCGAAGAAGCCATTGTGACCTTGAAATTTTTAACTTGAAAAACCTTGCACATTCAAACCAGATAAATTTTTCCTAGAAGTTTGGTTGCCCAACATCTTTCTAAACCAAGACCTCTGCACATTACTTCTGATTGGCTGTGTTGGGGTGAGGGCTATAAGACTCAGATTGTGGATGACTATACGACTAAATATTAAGTATTGTCATACAGGAAATAGTTGGAATGGCAACTGGTTTAGTCTCTTAAGGTGCCCCCTCAAGTCCGATTGTTCTGTTGGTAACTGTCATGGAACAAATTACCATGTGCTGATGTACTCTCTGCAAGAGGAATTGATCAGGGATATTGCTCAAGGTGTAACTTGGGTAGAGAAACTGTCGCTCATGCTCTCTTCTCTTGCCCAACTGTTAAAAATACTTGGGAAGAGTATCACATACAGGATGCACGGTCTGAAAGTTTCTCTGTTTGATTGGTAAGATTTTGAGATACCTTCTCCTACTTTATAATTCTAACAAACTGGCATGCAAAGGTGTCATCTAGCTTATTTGCTATGGATGATCTGAAATGACATAACTCCAAACCTTTTCCAAGGCATTAGATAACAGTCTGCAAAGATTATCCAGATGGCAACCATGCTTAGGAATATACCTTAACCACGAAGCCTATTAGAAAGCTAGAGAATCAACTACCTTAACTCCTCTTAGATGCATCTTATGTGTTGGGTGCCCCCACATCCCAATACTttgaagattaattttgatgctgcTGTAAGAAGTCCAGCTAGAGCGGGATTTATTATCCAGCACAGTTCATACAAATCTGTACATATGCTGAGCTTGCTACAGCTTGTACGGGTTTGATGTAAGTGTATTTGGAAGGGGATTCATCTACGGTCATATCTTGGCTTACTCAGAGGAAATCAAGTTCCTGGCATCCTTATTTGCTAGATGCTTGGAAGCTTACGGACATAATCAAATGGAAACCAGTTTATGAGATACTGCCTCTGTGAAAGGGACCAGATTCACCCTTCACAACTTTGTTCTAGTGGCCTAAGTTATCTGAACATTTCCCAAACAACATTACTTAAATCCAGGAGAAAGTATTTTCAAATTGAGTTTTGATGAAATTCAAATTAAATAATTTCTCTTAAAATGTGAAACCAATATTTCTTTGTGTTAAATACTTTCTTCGCATGTACCTTGCTTCATATATCTAAAAGTTTTGTAGATTCTCTAAATTCCTTATAAcgtttatattatttttcattttgcttCATTTTGCATTCTAGAAAATCTCCCATGGTTTATATTTTCTCTaagttgtttttctattttatttttctgggAATAtcacccaaattttttttgggtggTGCAATGCAACTGCTCCATGTATTATAAGATGCACAGCCAATTTTTATTGGATATTTTCATTCTAGTTCCATGAGTTTGGTTAGATTTATGTAGAGGACAGTTttctttaaaaacatactttttttaagaaaaaggtATCCTTACAATCTATGTAAATACATTGAAGGGTAAAATTGATTATTAGGTTGCTTAATCTTTGTTTCAAAGGAAACCAAAGTATTAATTTTGTGATGAGACCAAGCatcccttctttctctttctcaccCTTCTTTTTCTGCTATCAAGACCAAGCCTCAATAGTTTTACtcctaatcaaagaaaaaaaattcagctacaatcaatcaatcaataaaTACCAAATACTTGAGGTATTGGTGACAATTTGAGCAGAATATGGCATTTAGGGAGTGCAAGGCTTCTTCTGGAGAGCCAATTAGTATTCTGATTTAGGTAGAATTATTGATATGTTGTTAAATAATTGTAGAATTACATCTTCAAACTATATTGCTGCTGCTCAACTTTTTCCCTTTTTAGATTGAATATGAATAGTTTGGTTAAGCTTGGGTCATAcgtatttcttgataaagttaattttagaaaatattttttggttACTTTCATCTTCTCTTTTAAAAGTGCAGTTGCACATACATTTTCATGAGTTTGTTAAAACAATTATACACAAAAATTACGTAATATTAATATATCTTAAGCATCACATCTTGTTTAACTTACATATCAACCTTATGTAACTTTCAACCATGAAATTTAGAGCTTGTTTGGATGCTTGCATCACTAATCCATCAGACAAGTCATTGGGTGGGAAAAATGAGAACAAAGCCTAGAGATGCAAGGCAGGGTAGTGAGATAATTGTGGCTGTGGAGATTCTCTTATCTTGAAAATTTGGGAATTTAGTGTTCCTTCTAAGAGGCGAGTTACATTATCACTAAGATTCAGGGATTAGATAATTTCAATCTTCCAAAATAATATAGACTCTCTATCACTTTGCTGACCTGTATACCCCTTCACGCTTTCCAGCTGATGGGAAGTTATCCTACAGATGGCTTATACAAGCATCCAAAAAGGCCATTAGGTTTGTTAATGCTATATATGTTGTTAATATGTAAAaatcaattataaatttattttctttgatacaTTAATCGAAACTATTCTTGCACAAATTAAATGGCAACCAAAAACATATAGGATCATTTGAAATGCTATGTCTCTTTtaccagttaagaactaagatATTCTTTTACAAACATGCTTATAAAGAAGTTGAAATTGGTCtaagcataaaaaaaaattaattaaagtaGTGCAGCAAAGCATGCAACTTGCATATCAACATATTGGAATGTATAAGGAGCTCCCACAACCAAAGCTACCAGGTTACAACAACTCTATGAAAGAAAACAACACCCTACTTAATAAATATAGAATTTCAGATTAAATTCTCTTACAAGAATTAAGATAAAATGTTGCTATTTTCCAAGCAAGATTAGACCATAAACAATCAAGCCACACATCGGATGTTTTAGTCACATTATAAGGAAAGGACCATATACAATTAATCCAACATTTCGGAAAAAAAATATCCAACGAAAAATATAAGAGGTAATTTAACAGAAAAAGGTAAAGCATACCTTGGGAATGCGTTCAGGGTTAGGAAAACGTAGGTTCTGAGCATTAAGCATCTGGCGCTGAGTCATTAGCATGTTCTTTTCCTTCAAAAGAACATACCATAACTTGTGAAGGTCATCCCAGGATTTGAGACGCAATTCAGAAGCTTTCCAGCTACGACCTGGAAAGGATAAAACTATAAGAATGGGATTTTTTTGGCTAAACTCTCTAAAGCACTTCATAGGTAAATAATACATACATAAGCCAGATAATAAGTGTGGCTGCACAGGTCAAACATCAAGCTCAGGTAAGACACATGGCAGGATCATATTATTTCTATCGGTGCTATCAAAATTCTAAGACACATGGCAGGATCATATTATTTCTATCGGTGCTATCAAAATTCTAATATGCAACTAGATCCCAGCACATAAAAGAAGCTGGAATCTGGAAACAGAAATTTGACTAGGAGCCCTACAAATGTACAAGAATATGCACGTTATTGCTATTTGCTAATGACCAGCGTTTGAATTTCTTTAGGAAGCtaatctctcttctttttttttgcaagaATAGAGATGCAGTAGAGAACATAAAAAAAGTTGAATTAAGTCCTGCTAGTTATTTTTCAACTAAGTTAAATTGAAAATGGCATTCATACTTATTTCTGAGAGTAAGACGGAAAACTTCATGCCTTACCAAGCCAAAAACTTTCAGATtatttcaacaaaagaaaagaaaagttgtTACTGATTCTCCCTAGAGTATCACCATGTGACCAATAAGCTGCGCTTTTGAACCTTTCATGCAATACCTGTTGAGCTCAGTGGTTTTATATCCAAGACGGCCTCCAATCAACAATGAGCCAGCTAAGAGATATAGGTCTGGCAAATCACAGCAAATAAGCTCAACATGCCTTCCAAATCAATCTTTCCAACTAAAACATTTGAAAGTGTGACTAAGGCCccatttgggggagcttttggagagccaaaaagtactttctggccctccaaaagcacttttggatgaaaaaagatgtttggtaaaaatttttgaaaaactgttttagctttttcagaaagttaaaaacagctttttggaagaagctccattttagagctttccaaaaaaactgttttgagctttgttggaaagctatttttttgaccaaaatatccataataaaatataataattacatactttgtccctttataaacctaaaaatctgctggagccctaACAAAGAATCCTAGCCGTAGATCAGACTCCTTTCCATGCAAAAAAAGATATTCTTGTTtcctattattgtattatactataaatattatattatattatattatatcataatgcattaatatgttatgttaaataatttaatattatgttatattatgaaaaattaatgtacgctaataattataatattttgcacCTTTAATATtgtgttatactataaatataatatcatattacattatatcatcatacattgatatgttatgttaaataatttaatattatattaaattattatgctatagtatgcaatgttatattactatattataataatattatattacattacagtaatattatactatatcatatatttatgtattaatatatgttatattttattatgctctgttgtataatactatgcaatgtcctttatagtaattttgtcatacaaagataatttctcagtttgtttaccaaatacatgttaaaatgccacagcactttagaaatatagttaccaaacagcaaaactttttataaaaattctactttagaaagctctacttccaaaagctctactgccaacaactcccccaaacagggcctaaggagATCATGCCAGGAAGTTGCAATAGCACAATGATTTTGCTAAATTGCAGACATATAGTTGGTCAACCGGTAACCCTAAGCATAGATCAACAAGTAAGACCTTTTTGGTTTGCTGCAAGTGGGCTGAGCGGCAGCCTACTTCACTTAAGTGACCTTGGTTCCCCCTACAACAAAGTCACTCCAGGGAATTTCTCTCATTCATGGGCCATTTTGGGAACTAACTTCGGCTCCACTTCGTGCCAACCAAACACCCGAAGTGGGCTCCTGCTAGGCCGAACTGATTTTGGATGCCCAGTTAGGGGCAACTAAAGAGGCCCTTACAAAAACATATTTACAGCTATAGATCAATGATTTAGTGTTTGGGTGTGAGACAACCACTAACGCTATGGGTAATCATAGCAACCTGTTTAGAGTATCTGAGGGAGAGACTgccgaaagaaaaaaaagactacccatgggttctatttttccttttgacCTGCTGAGGCTACCCATAGCAGGGGGTCAGGTTCATATCCCATTCCACTACATCATGCTTGAATCTAATTAATAAGAACCTTGTGGCACATCCCACATTACTGCAAGTAAAAAAGACATAGAATCAAGAAGAACGAAGCAAACACCATCGAACATGCAGAGCAAGGTTCAAAATCTCAGTTTCCATTTTGATGAACCAATAAGTTTCAAATTAAGTTGGTTTAGCAAATTTGATGGTTTCAGATCTAGCTTCAGCTGAAACTATAAAACGTTAAAAAAAGTAtcaataagattaggagaaacaAAAAGACAATAAAATAGTTCAAGAAAATAAGTTATATATCATctctaatatattatattatttggggACCTCTGATTGTATGCTTTCAATAGTTTCACATGAAaacaacaaaattttcaaagaagaattaaaaaaaaatgttcagtATGTAATACATCACTTTGCCATCTAAAGGCTATGTCACTAAGTCAGCATAAATTCTTATGAACTTACTTTAAAAAATTACTTTGCTCTTGGAACCTAACATTTCATTGGTCTTGCATCTTCCAACGAATCACATAATgtaaaattaatttagagaAAATGCTTCCCAACATTTAAAGAAATATAAACAATAGCTTACTAACAACGTGAATAGCTCGCATATACACTTAATCTGTCCCCATAAGTTATTCTCAATCAAAACTCAGAGACCGACCCCAGAATTGACATGGGTGATTTAGGCTGAAACCAAAGGATTTTCAGTTTTGGTTTTGGTATCAAGTTCAAGGAGAAACTTCAATCCATGACATAGAGAATCAGGCCTCTTTACCTCTTTTCTTTTAACCTTGGAAGGGTTTGAATTCAAAACATATCCAAGCGTTCTAACAGATAAATACAATGTTATAAGGATGCTTACTGACACTGTGTTAACTTCTAATTCCCCAAGGTGTTATGTACTGCTGTGCTCACCAAGCTGTATCCTTCATC
It encodes the following:
- the LOC103713854 gene encoding 39S ribosomal protein L47, mitochondrial; translation: MFVSRVFGRVLYAAAKSESSAASTASAAAAASASAKKLHNPLQEFFEVDRRTDDEKPVVYGRSWKASELRLKSWDDLHKLWYVLLKEKNMLMTQRQMLNAQNLRFPNPERIPKVRKSMCRIKHVLTERAIAEPDPRRCAEMKRMINAL